A stretch of Streptomyces vietnamensis DNA encodes these proteins:
- a CDS encoding SAM-dependent methyltransferase: MTDETCQWQGWREATERALYGPGGFYLRPEGPAGHFRTSVHASPLFAAAVARLLGEVAEELGTAEVDLVDVGAGRGELLTSVLAAVGSSLSVRAYAVERAARPAGLDPRVEWTDRMPQGVRGLLFANEWLDNVPVDIAEADPTGTVRYVEVAPDGTERLGAPVTGPDADWLARWWPLREPGARAEIGRPRDEAWAAAVASLVAGRAVAVDYAHVRASRPPFGTLTGFRAGREVPPVPDGSCDLTSHVALDACGGLPAGTGDGTGTHAGAYGSGSAGRTDGASSGIGRTADGPFAGLPGAELVTQREALRGLGVSGQRPPLALASTDPAGYVRALASAGEAAELTARGGLGDFLWLTQRVPPAGGR; the protein is encoded by the coding sequence GTGACGGATGAGACGTGTCAGTGGCAGGGGTGGCGGGAGGCCACGGAACGGGCGCTGTACGGCCCCGGGGGCTTCTATCTGCGCCCCGAGGGCCCGGCGGGGCACTTCCGCACCTCGGTGCACGCCTCCCCGCTCTTCGCGGCGGCCGTGGCCCGGCTGCTCGGCGAGGTCGCGGAGGAGCTGGGGACGGCCGAGGTCGACCTGGTGGACGTGGGCGCGGGGCGCGGTGAACTGCTGACCTCGGTGCTCGCGGCCGTCGGCTCCTCGCTCTCGGTACGGGCGTACGCGGTCGAGCGCGCCGCCCGCCCGGCCGGGCTCGACCCACGGGTGGAGTGGACGGACCGGATGCCGCAGGGTGTGCGCGGACTGCTCTTCGCGAACGAGTGGCTCGACAACGTGCCGGTGGACATCGCGGAGGCGGACCCGACGGGCACGGTCCGGTACGTGGAGGTCGCGCCGGACGGCACGGAGCGGCTCGGCGCGCCCGTCACCGGCCCGGACGCCGACTGGCTGGCCCGCTGGTGGCCGCTGCGGGAGCCGGGCGCGCGGGCCGAGATCGGGCGGCCCCGCGACGAGGCCTGGGCGGCGGCGGTCGCCTCCCTGGTGGCGGGCCGGGCGGTGGCCGTCGACTACGCGCACGTACGGGCCTCCCGGCCGCCCTTCGGCACCCTGACCGGCTTCCGCGCGGGCCGAGAGGTCCCCCCGGTCCCGGACGGCAGCTGCGACCTGACGTCCCACGTGGCCCTGGACGCGTGCGGGGGCCTCCCGGCGGGGACCGGGGACGGTACGGGCACTCACGCGGGCGCGTACGGCAGCGGAAGCGCGGGCCGTACGGACGGCGCTTCCTCGGGCATCGGCCGCACGGCCGACGGCCCCTTCGCCGGGCTCCCCGGCGCCGAGCTCGTCACACAGCGGGAGGCGCTGCGGGGGCTCGGGGTGTCCGGGCAGCGGCCGCCGCTCGCGCTCGCCTCCACCGACCCCGCCGGGTACGTCCGCGCGCTCGCCTCCGCCGGCGAGGCGGCCGAGCTCACCGCCCGCGGCGGTCTCGGCGACTTCCTCTGGCTGACCCAGCGGGTCCCGCCGGCCGGCGGCCGCTGA
- the folP gene encoding dihydropteroate synthase, with protein MSTTIDRGTAQGLPEWDRCAVMGVVNVTPDSFSDGGRWFDTTAAVKHGLDLVAEGADLVDVGGESTRPGATRVDEDEELRRVVPVVRGLAAEGVTVSVDTMRASVAAAAVAAGATLVNDVSGGLADPAMVPAVAAAEVPFVVMHWRGFSDNMNSLAVYDDVVGEVVTELRTRMEAVIDGGIAPERIVIDPGLGFAKLAPHDLALVAHLPELRALGRPLLVAASRKRFLGHVLTREPGATPPPARERDAATAAVSAIAAHTGAWAVRVHEVRATADAVRVARAVEGAA; from the coding sequence ATGAGTACGACGATCGACCGGGGCACGGCCCAGGGCCTGCCGGAGTGGGACCGCTGCGCGGTCATGGGCGTGGTCAACGTGACCCCCGACTCCTTCTCCGACGGCGGCCGCTGGTTCGACACCACGGCCGCCGTCAAACACGGCCTCGACCTCGTCGCCGAGGGCGCCGACCTCGTCGACGTCGGCGGCGAGTCCACCCGCCCCGGCGCCACCCGCGTCGACGAGGACGAAGAACTCCGCCGGGTCGTCCCCGTCGTCCGCGGCCTCGCCGCCGAAGGCGTCACCGTCTCCGTCGACACCATGCGCGCCTCCGTCGCCGCCGCCGCCGTCGCGGCCGGCGCCACCCTCGTCAACGACGTCAGCGGCGGCCTCGCCGACCCCGCCATGGTCCCCGCCGTCGCCGCCGCCGAAGTCCCCTTCGTCGTCATGCACTGGCGCGGCTTCAGCGACAACATGAACAGCCTCGCCGTCTACGACGACGTCGTCGGCGAAGTCGTCACCGAACTCCGCACCCGCATGGAAGCCGTCATCGACGGCGGCATCGCCCCCGAGCGGATCGTCATCGACCCCGGCCTCGGCTTCGCCAAGCTCGCCCCCCACGACCTGGCCCTCGTCGCCCACCTCCCCGAACTCCGCGCCCTCGGCCGCCCCCTCCTCGTCGCCGCCTCCCGCAAGCGGTTCCTCGGCCACGTCCTCACCCGCGAACCCGGCGCCACCCCGCCGCCCGCCCGCGAACGCGACGCCGCCACCGCCGCCGTCTCCGCCATCGCCGCCCACACGGGCGCGTGGGCCGTCCGCGTCCACGAGGTACGGGCCACCGCCGACGCCGTACGCGTCGCCAGGGCCGTCGAGGGAGCCGCGTGA
- the folB gene encoding dihydroneopterin aldolase translates to MDRVALRGLKARGHHGVFPKEREEGQTFIVDLVLGLDTRPAAADDDLAKTVHYGIVAEEVVDVVQGEPVDLIETLAERIAQQCLSHAGVQEVEVVVHKPDAPITVPFDDVTITITRSRR, encoded by the coding sequence GTGGATCGTGTCGCGCTGCGCGGCCTCAAGGCCCGAGGCCACCACGGCGTCTTCCCCAAGGAGCGCGAGGAGGGCCAGACCTTCATCGTGGACCTGGTCCTCGGCCTGGACACCCGCCCCGCGGCGGCCGACGACGACCTGGCGAAGACCGTGCACTACGGCATCGTCGCCGAAGAGGTCGTCGACGTCGTCCAGGGCGAGCCCGTCGACCTCATCGAAACCCTCGCCGAGCGCATCGCCCAGCAGTGCCTCAGCCACGCCGGGGTACAAGAGGTGGAAGTCGTCGTCCACAAGCCGGACGCGCCCATCACCGTGCCCTTCGACGACGTGACCATCACGATCACCCGGAGCCGACGATGA
- a CDS encoding ABC transporter substrate-binding protein, with the protein MGDLVNRVSRIAGALLGTAALTAALAACGGDSLEEGKKKDSGSSGGSGGGEKGSLVVGAAAFTEAKVLAELYAQSLRAAGYSVSITTVKNRELYEPSLEKGEIDVVPEYAATVAEFLNAKVNGPKAPEDKPVASGDVTATVDALRKLAEPRGLKVLEAGAAVDQNAFAVTKEFAGKNKLTTLSDLGRAKLKVKIAAGDECAVRPFCAPGLKKTYGIDVAGIDPKGVGTPQAKQAVKDGVDQLVLTTTTDATIDGYGLVLLTDDKKLQNADNVLPVVNAKDAGSPEIAAALDGITKVLTTADLAELNRKVDAERAKPEDVAKEYLETKGLLKK; encoded by the coding sequence ATGGGTGATCTCGTGAACAGGGTCTCGCGTATCGCGGGCGCGCTGCTGGGGACGGCGGCGCTGACCGCCGCCCTCGCGGCGTGCGGCGGCGACAGCCTGGAGGAGGGCAAGAAGAAGGACTCCGGGAGCTCCGGCGGGTCCGGTGGCGGGGAGAAGGGCTCGCTGGTGGTCGGCGCGGCCGCCTTCACGGAGGCCAAGGTCCTCGCCGAGCTGTACGCGCAGTCGCTGCGGGCCGCCGGATACTCGGTGTCGATCACCACGGTGAAGAATCGCGAACTGTACGAACCTTCCCTGGAGAAGGGCGAGATCGACGTCGTCCCGGAATACGCGGCGACGGTCGCGGAATTCCTCAACGCGAAGGTGAACGGGCCGAAGGCGCCCGAGGACAAGCCGGTCGCCTCGGGCGACGTGACGGCCACCGTCGACGCGCTGCGGAAGCTCGCCGAACCGCGCGGTCTGAAGGTGCTCGAGGCCGGAGCGGCGGTCGATCAGAACGCCTTCGCGGTGACGAAGGAATTCGCCGGGAAGAACAAGCTGACGACGCTTTCCGATCTCGGCCGCGCGAAGCTGAAGGTGAAGATCGCCGCCGGTGACGAATGCGCGGTGCGGCCCTTCTGCGCGCCCGGTCTGAAGAAGACGTACGGGATCGACGTGGCCGGGATCGACCCCAAGGGCGTCGGTACGCCGCAGGCCAAGCAGGCGGTGAAGGACGGGGTGGACCAGCTGGTCCTGACGACCACCACGGACGCCACCATCGACGGCTACGGCCTCGTCCTCCTCACCGATGACAAGAAGCTGCAGAACGCCGACAACGTGCTGCCCGTGGTCAACGCCAAGGACGCCGGCTCTCCGGAGATAGCCGCCGCGCTCGACGGCATCACCAAGGTGCTGACCACAGCGGATCTCGCCGAACTCAACCGCAAGGTGGATGCCGAGCGGGCGAAGCCGGAGGACGTCGCCAAGGAGTATCTGGAGACGAAGGGGCTGCTCAAGAAGTAG
- a CDS encoding alpha/beta hydrolase — protein sequence MGLTSDKVLVSAVVLAVVLFLATVWLWPRLARHGWRQVVGRVGLLLATQVALFAAVGLAANRSFLFYGSWADLFGQEQEMGVVVDHATGSKDVKVVGTQALDVPGGGRPSVGGQIQKVVVAGERSKIVSPAYVYLPPEYFQARYAKRTFPAAVVLTGYPGTAENLIKGLKYPRTAYAQAKDGRMQPMILVMLRPTVAPPRDTECVDIPGGPQTETFFSEDLPKAVSGMYRVGTQPRNWGFMGNSTGGYCALKIALHHPDRFAAGAGFSAYYKAAEDVTTGDLFHGDDELRKRGDLLWSLDHGQQGSSSFLVTSSKRGEGNLKGTREFIRKVKSPAEVSSILLESGGHNFNTWNREIPPGLVWMAGKLSAT from the coding sequence ATGGGTCTCACCAGCGACAAAGTCCTCGTGTCGGCCGTCGTGCTGGCCGTGGTCCTGTTCCTGGCCACGGTCTGGCTGTGGCCGAGGCTCGCGCGGCACGGCTGGCGGCAGGTCGTGGGCCGGGTGGGGCTGCTCCTCGCCACCCAGGTGGCGCTGTTCGCGGCGGTGGGTCTCGCGGCGAACCGGTCGTTCCTCTTCTACGGCTCGTGGGCCGACCTGTTCGGGCAGGAGCAGGAGATGGGGGTGGTCGTCGACCACGCGACCGGCTCGAAGGACGTGAAGGTCGTGGGGACGCAGGCGCTGGACGTGCCGGGGGGCGGCCGTCCGTCGGTCGGGGGGCAGATCCAGAAGGTCGTGGTGGCGGGCGAGCGGTCGAAGATCGTCTCGCCGGCCTATGTGTATCTGCCGCCGGAGTACTTCCAGGCGCGGTACGCGAAGCGGACGTTCCCGGCTGCGGTGGTGCTCACGGGGTATCCGGGGACGGCGGAGAACCTGATCAAGGGGCTCAAGTATCCGAGGACGGCGTACGCCCAGGCGAAGGACGGGCGGATGCAGCCGATGATCCTGGTGATGCTGCGGCCGACGGTGGCGCCGCCGCGGGACACCGAGTGCGTGGACATCCCGGGGGGCCCGCAGACGGAGACCTTCTTCTCGGAGGACCTGCCGAAGGCGGTCTCGGGGATGTACCGGGTGGGGACGCAGCCGCGGAACTGGGGGTTCATGGGGAACTCGACGGGCGGTTACTGCGCGCTGAAGATCGCGCTGCACCACCCGGACCGGTTCGCGGCGGGGGCGGGCTTCTCCGCGTACTACAAGGCGGCGGAGGACGTCACGACCGGGGACCTGTTCCACGGGGACGACGAGCTGCGCAAGCGGGGTGACCTGCTGTGGAGCCTGGACCACGGGCAGCAGGGGAGCTCGTCGTTCCTGGTGACGTCGTCGAAGCGGGGCGAGGGCAATCTGAAGGGGACGCGGGAGTTCATCCGGAAGGTGAAGAGCCCGGCGGAGGTCTCGTCGATCCTCCTGGAGAGCGGCGGCCACAACTTCAACACGTGGAACCGGGAGATCCCGCCGGGTCTGGTGTGGATGGCCGGGAAGCTCAGCGCGACCTAG
- a CDS encoding ABC transporter ATP-binding protein, which translates to MIRFERVTKRYDDGTTAVDDLSFEVAEGELVTLVGPSGCGKTTTMMMVNRLVEPTSGRVLVDGKDIAGVDPVALRRKIGYVIQQVGLFPHRTVLDNTATVPALLGWKKAAARARAAELLDLVGLDPAVYGSRYPAQLSGGQRQRVGVARALAADPPVLLMDEPFGAVDPVVRERLQNEFLALQATVRKTVLLVTHDIEEAVRMGDRMAVYGQGRIEQFDTPATVLGSPATPYVADFVGSDRGLKRLAVTPVTEADLDPAPGLDPVTGPGGGADGAPAPVPLGTSLKDALAVLLQHDTGRLTVTGDDGRPLGVLTPAGVHRALRRASAPSESQGLSGGSGPDRP; encoded by the coding sequence ATGATCCGGTTCGAACGCGTGACCAAGCGGTACGACGACGGCACCACCGCCGTCGACGACCTCTCCTTCGAGGTCGCCGAGGGCGAACTCGTCACCCTGGTCGGCCCGTCCGGCTGCGGCAAGACGACCACGATGATGATGGTCAACCGGCTCGTCGAGCCGACCTCGGGCCGCGTCCTCGTCGACGGGAAGGACATCGCCGGCGTCGACCCGGTCGCCCTGCGCCGCAAGATCGGCTACGTCATCCAGCAGGTCGGGCTCTTCCCCCACCGCACGGTCCTCGACAACACCGCGACCGTCCCCGCCCTCCTCGGCTGGAAGAAGGCCGCCGCACGCGCGCGTGCGGCCGAACTCCTCGACCTCGTCGGCCTCGACCCGGCCGTGTACGGCTCCCGCTACCCCGCCCAGCTCTCCGGCGGCCAGCGCCAGCGCGTCGGCGTCGCCCGCGCCCTCGCCGCCGACCCGCCCGTCCTCCTCATGGACGAGCCCTTCGGCGCCGTCGACCCGGTCGTCCGCGAGCGCCTCCAGAACGAGTTCCTCGCGCTCCAGGCCACCGTCCGCAAGACCGTCCTCCTCGTCACCCACGACATCGAGGAGGCCGTCCGCATGGGCGACCGCATGGCCGTCTACGGGCAGGGCCGCATCGAACAGTTCGACACGCCCGCCACCGTCCTCGGCTCCCCCGCCACCCCGTACGTCGCGGACTTCGTCGGCAGCGACCGCGGCCTCAAGCGGCTCGCGGTCACCCCCGTCACCGAGGCCGACCTCGACCCCGCACCCGGCCTCGACCCCGTGACCGGCCCCGGCGGGGGCGCGGACGGCGCCCCCGCCCCCGTACCCCTCGGGACCTCCCTCAAGGACGCCCTCGCCGTGCTCCTCCAGCACGACACCGGCCGCCTCACCGTCACCGGCGACGACGGCCGGCCGCTCGGCGTCCTCACCCCGGCCGGCGTCCACCGCGCCCTGCGCCGGGCCTCGGCACCCTCGGAGAGCCAGGGCCTGTCCGGCGGATCAGGCCCGGACAGGCCCTAG
- a CDS encoding phosphatidylglycerol lysyltransferase domain-containing protein, translated as MSVTVDGDKSGLVPVRVRRILRGPRPEKVPALVGTACTLIGLIDIAAGVFPRFRASRMHAIAEVLPGTLGPLSAALSLSAGVLLLLLAHGLKRHKRRAWRAVVGLLPLGAAAQFVWRHSVLGTLLSLALLTLLVRHRGEFTALPDPRSRWRALANFVVMGAGSIALGLVIVSAHPHRIVGSPSLADRLEHVLYGLFGIEGPVAYTGNVDWTVGYSLGALGMLTALTTIYLAFRPEHPAARLTDDDEARLRALLDRHGGRDSLGHFALRRDKGVVFSPSGKAAVCYRVVSGVMLASGDPIGDVEAWPGAIERFMDEAKAHSWTPAVMGCSETGGQVWTRETGLDALELGDEAVVDVADFSLSGRAMRNVRQMVKRIERNGYTTRVRRVRDLDDEELERVRRAAADWRGTDTERGFSMALGRIGAPGDGDAVIATAHKEDEPGDTDSPYGDLKAIIHFVPWGPDGMSLELMRRDRSADPGMNELLIVAALQASPGLGIARVSLNFAMFRAALARGEKIGAGPVLRVWRGLLVFLSRWFQIESLYKFNAKFQPRWEPRFVVYRKSRDLPRIGFAAMQAEGFVNLALPRPFTRRRPTPAPRPCTHIVPAQTTDREVRAA; from the coding sequence ATGTCTGTCACGGTAGATGGGGACAAATCAGGATTGGTTCCTGTTCGGGTGCGGCGGATTCTCCGTGGCCCCCGCCCCGAGAAGGTCCCGGCCCTCGTCGGCACGGCCTGCACCCTCATCGGCCTCATCGACATCGCCGCCGGAGTCTTCCCCCGGTTCCGTGCCAGCCGCATGCACGCCATCGCCGAAGTCCTCCCCGGTACCCTCGGCCCCCTCTCCGCCGCCCTCTCCCTGAGCGCCGGCGTCCTCCTCCTGCTCCTCGCCCACGGCCTCAAGCGCCACAAGCGCCGCGCCTGGCGCGCCGTCGTCGGCCTCCTCCCCCTCGGCGCCGCCGCCCAGTTCGTCTGGCGCCACTCCGTCCTCGGCACCCTCCTCTCCCTCGCCCTCCTCACCCTCCTCGTACGCCACCGGGGTGAATTCACCGCCCTCCCCGACCCCCGCAGCCGCTGGCGGGCCCTCGCCAACTTCGTCGTCATGGGCGCCGGATCCATCGCCCTCGGCCTCGTCATCGTCAGCGCCCACCCGCACCGCATCGTCGGCAGCCCCAGCCTCGCCGACCGCCTCGAACACGTCCTGTACGGCCTCTTCGGCATCGAAGGCCCGGTCGCCTACACCGGCAACGTCGACTGGACCGTCGGCTACTCGCTCGGCGCCCTCGGCATGCTCACCGCCCTCACCACCATCTACCTGGCCTTCCGCCCCGAACACCCCGCCGCCCGCCTCACCGACGACGACGAGGCCCGGCTCCGCGCCCTCCTCGACCGGCACGGCGGCCGCGACTCCCTCGGCCACTTCGCACTCCGTCGCGACAAGGGCGTCGTCTTCTCCCCCAGCGGCAAGGCCGCCGTCTGCTACCGCGTCGTCTCCGGCGTCATGCTCGCCAGCGGCGACCCCATCGGCGACGTCGAGGCCTGGCCCGGCGCCATCGAACGCTTCATGGACGAGGCCAAGGCCCACTCCTGGACCCCCGCCGTCATGGGCTGCTCCGAGACCGGCGGCCAGGTCTGGACCCGCGAGACCGGCCTCGACGCCCTCGAACTCGGCGACGAGGCGGTCGTCGACGTCGCGGATTTCTCCCTCTCCGGCCGGGCCATGCGCAACGTCCGCCAAATGGTCAAGCGCATCGAACGCAACGGCTACACCACCCGGGTCCGCCGGGTCCGTGACCTCGACGACGAAGAACTCGAACGCGTCCGCCGCGCCGCCGCCGACTGGCGCGGCACCGACACCGAACGCGGCTTCTCCATGGCCCTCGGCCGCATCGGCGCCCCCGGCGACGGCGACGCCGTCATAGCGACCGCCCACAAAGAGGACGAACCCGGCGATACGGACTCCCCCTACGGCGACCTCAAGGCGATCATCCACTTCGTGCCCTGGGGCCCCGACGGCATGTCCCTCGAACTCATGCGCCGCGACCGCTCCGCCGACCCCGGCATGAACGAGCTCCTCATCGTCGCCGCCCTCCAGGCCTCCCCCGGCCTCGGCATCGCGCGCGTGTCCCTCAACTTCGCCATGTTCCGCGCCGCCCTCGCCCGCGGCGAGAAGATCGGCGCGGGCCCCGTCCTGCGCGTCTGGCGCGGACTCCTCGTCTTCCTCTCCCGCTGGTTCCAGATCGAGTCGCTCTACAAGTTCAACGCCAAGTTCCAGCCACGCTGGGAACCCCGCTTCGTCGTCTACCGCAAGAGCCGCGACCTCCCCCGCATCGGCTTCGCCGCCATGCAGGCCGAAGGCTTCGTGAACCTCGCCCTGCCCCGCCCCTTCACCCGCAGGCGCCCCACCCCGGCCCCCCGCCCCTGCACCCACATCGTCCCCGCCCAGACGACCGACCGAGAGGTCCGCGCGGCCTGA
- a CDS encoding ABC transporter permease — protein MGVVTDAWAWLTTGAHWTGEDGIGQRLAEHVYVSGAALLIASALALPLGLWLGHLGRGGALAVNVSNVGRAIPVFAVLALFMVSPLRNAGYVPTVVALVLFAMPPLLTNAYVGVREVDRAAVRAARGMGMTGGQIFRRVELPLARPVVMTGIRSAAVQVVATATVAAMVGQGGLGRIITAGFATYDTAQVVAGAVLVALLALLVEGVLVAADRLFAHDRRLTER, from the coding sequence GTGGGGGTCGTGACGGATGCCTGGGCCTGGCTCACCACCGGCGCGCACTGGACGGGCGAGGACGGCATCGGGCAGCGGCTCGCCGAGCACGTGTACGTGAGCGGGGCCGCGCTCCTGATCGCCTCGGCGCTCGCGCTTCCCCTCGGCCTGTGGCTCGGCCACCTCGGCCGGGGAGGGGCGCTCGCGGTGAACGTGTCGAACGTGGGGCGGGCGATCCCCGTCTTCGCGGTGCTCGCCCTGTTCATGGTGTCGCCCCTGCGGAACGCCGGCTATGTGCCGACGGTGGTGGCCCTGGTGCTGTTCGCGATGCCCCCGCTGCTCACCAACGCGTACGTGGGGGTGCGGGAGGTCGACCGGGCCGCCGTGCGGGCCGCACGGGGCATGGGGATGACGGGCGGTCAGATCTTCCGGCGGGTCGAACTCCCGCTGGCCCGGCCGGTGGTGATGACCGGGATTCGTTCGGCCGCCGTGCAGGTGGTCGCCACGGCGACGGTCGCCGCGATGGTCGGACAGGGCGGCCTGGGCCGGATCATCACGGCCGGCTTCGCCACGTACGACACCGCGCAGGTGGTCGCGGGCGCCGTGCTGGTGGCGCTGCTCGCCCTCCTGGTGGAGGGCGTCCTGGTGGCCGCGGACCGCCTTTTCGCACACGACAGAAGACTTACCGAACGCTGA
- a CDS encoding nuclear transport factor 2 family protein — protein sequence METGDFESLSALWLDDGATPITCVHPGWPVLTGRGEVLRSYALIMANTEYIQFFLTDLRISLAGDTALVTCTENILSGGPAEDGAELGPLVGQLVVATNVFRRTPAGWRIWSHHASPVLGDTEETGGPEDGPEASNPPA from the coding sequence ATGGAGACCGGCGACTTCGAAAGCCTCTCCGCCCTCTGGCTCGACGACGGGGCCACCCCCATCACCTGCGTCCACCCCGGCTGGCCCGTCCTCACCGGCCGCGGCGAGGTGCTCCGCTCGTACGCCCTGATCATGGCGAACACCGAGTACATCCAGTTCTTCCTCACCGACCTGCGGATCTCCCTCGCCGGCGACACCGCCCTCGTCACCTGCACCGAGAACATCCTCAGCGGCGGCCCCGCCGAGGACGGCGCCGAACTCGGCCCCCTCGTCGGCCAGCTCGTCGTCGCCACCAATGTGTTCCGCCGCACACCCGCCGGCTGGCGGATCTGGTCCCACCACGCCTCCCCCGTCCTGGGCGACACCGAGGAAACGGGCGGTCCGGAGGACGGCCCCGAGGCTTCGAATCCACCCGCCTGA
- a CDS encoding NADH-quinone oxidoreductase subunit D: MTETTVGIGGAAESTDMVLNIGPQHPSTHGVLRLRLVLDGEVVRHAEPVIGYMHRGAEKLFEARDYRQIIMLANRHDWLSAFSNELGVVMAVERMLGMEVPERAVWTRTLLAELNRVLNHLMFLGSYPLELGGITPVFHAFREREELQAVMEEVSGGRMHYMFNRVGGLKEDLPAGWLGRARAAVADVRSRMDVYDRLVLGNEIFRGRTRGVGVLSPETVHAYGVSGPIARASGVDFDLRRDEPYLAYGELQDTLKVAVRQEGDCLARFECLLDQTHNSLDLADACLDRMAELPPGPINQRLPKVLKAPEGHTYAWTENPLGVNGYYLVSKGEKTPYRLKLRSASFNNIQALVELLPGTLVADMVAILGSLFFVVGDIDK; the protein is encoded by the coding sequence ATGACGGAGACGACGGTCGGAATCGGCGGCGCGGCGGAGAGCACCGACATGGTGCTGAACATCGGGCCGCAGCACCCCTCGACCCACGGCGTGCTCCGGCTCCGGCTCGTGCTCGACGGCGAGGTCGTCCGGCACGCCGAGCCGGTGATCGGCTACATGCACCGGGGCGCCGAGAAGCTCTTCGAGGCGCGGGACTACCGGCAGATCATCATGCTGGCCAACCGCCACGACTGGCTGTCCGCCTTCTCCAACGAACTCGGCGTGGTCATGGCCGTCGAGCGGATGCTCGGCATGGAGGTCCCGGAGCGGGCTGTGTGGACGCGGACGCTCCTCGCCGAGCTGAACCGGGTCCTCAACCACCTGATGTTCCTCGGCTCGTACCCGCTCGAACTCGGCGGCATCACCCCCGTCTTCCACGCCTTCCGGGAACGCGAGGAGCTCCAGGCGGTGATGGAGGAGGTCTCCGGCGGCCGGATGCACTACATGTTCAACCGGGTCGGCGGCCTCAAGGAGGACCTGCCCGCCGGCTGGCTGGGGCGGGCCCGCGCCGCTGTCGCCGACGTCCGCTCGCGGATGGACGTCTACGACCGTCTCGTCCTCGGCAACGAGATCTTCCGGGGCCGTACGCGCGGGGTCGGCGTCCTCAGCCCGGAGACCGTCCACGCGTACGGGGTGTCCGGGCCCATCGCCCGCGCCTCGGGCGTCGACTTCGACCTGCGCCGCGACGAGCCGTACCTCGCGTACGGGGAGCTCCAGGACACCCTGAAGGTCGCCGTGCGGCAGGAGGGCGACTGCCTCGCCCGGTTCGAGTGCCTGCTCGACCAGACGCACAACTCCCTGGACCTGGCGGACGCCTGCCTGGACCGGATGGCCGAGCTGCCGCCGGGCCCGATCAACCAGCGGCTGCCGAAGGTGCTCAAGGCGCCGGAGGGCCACACGTACGCCTGGACCGAGAACCCGCTCGGCGTCAACGGCTACTACCTGGTGTCCAAGGGCGAGAAGACGCCGTACCGGCTGAAGCTGCGCTCGGCGTCGTTCAACAACATCCAGGCGCTGGTGGAGCTGCTGCCGGGGACGCTGGTCGCGGACATGGTGGCGATCCTGGGCTCGCTGTTCTTCGTCGTCGGCGACATCGACAAGTAA
- a CDS encoding ABC transporter permease, whose translation MGAPNCLVTNDWICGEYLRTRGEELTDALLQHVGITVASVLIALAVAVPLALLVRARPRFAGPVLGLTTLLYTVPSLAMFSLLLPFFGLSAALVVTGLVLYALTILVRNTLAGLAAVPAETREAARGMGYGSLRLLWQVELPLALPVLMAGIRMATVSTIALTTVGSVVGRGGLGNLIEDALPTFFKAQMLAASVLCVLLAVTADLLLLGLQRLLTPWARIRTAPGGE comes from the coding sequence ATGGGCGCGCCGAACTGTCTGGTCACGAACGACTGGATCTGCGGTGAGTATCTGCGCACGCGCGGCGAGGAGTTGACGGACGCACTGCTCCAGCATGTGGGAATCACGGTCGCGTCGGTGCTGATCGCGCTCGCCGTCGCGGTGCCCCTGGCGCTGCTCGTCCGCGCCCGGCCCCGGTTCGCCGGCCCGGTCCTCGGCCTGACCACCCTGCTCTACACGGTGCCGTCGCTCGCGATGTTCTCGCTGCTGCTGCCCTTCTTCGGACTCTCGGCGGCGCTCGTCGTGACCGGCCTCGTGCTGTACGCCCTGACGATCCTCGTACGGAACACCCTGGCGGGGCTCGCGGCCGTGCCCGCCGAGACGCGGGAGGCCGCCCGGGGCATGGGGTACGGCTCGCTGCGACTGCTCTGGCAGGTCGAACTCCCGCTGGCGCTCCCGGTCCTGATGGCGGGCATACGGATGGCGACGGTCTCCACGATCGCGCTGACGACGGTCGGCTCCGTCGTCGGCCGCGGCGGCCTGGGCAACCTCATCGAGGACGCGCTGCCGACCTTCTTCAAGGCGCAGATGCTCGCCGCCTCGGTCCTCTGCGTGCTGCTCGCCGTCACCGCCGACCTGCTGCTCCTGGGCCTCCAGCGGCTGTTGACGCCGTGGGCCCGGATACGGACCGCGCCGGGAGGTGAGTGA